One Pseudomonas rhizophila DNA window includes the following coding sequences:
- a CDS encoding class II 3-deoxy-7-phosphoheptulonate synthase: MSQPWSPDSWRALPIQQQPQYPDAAHLLQVEQTLASYPPLVFAGEARELRRQFAEVTQGRAFLLQGGDCAESFAEFSAAKIRDTFKVLLQMAIVMTFAAGCPVVKVGRMAGQFAKPRSANDETIGGVTLPAYRGDIVNGIGFDEKSRVPDPERLLQSYHQSTATLNLLRAFAQGGFADLHQVHKWNLDFIANSALAEKYSHLADRIDETLAFMRACGMDSSPQLRETSFFTAHEALLLNYEEAFVRRDSLTNDYYDCSAHMLWIGDRTRQLDGAHVEFLRGVNNPIGVKVGPSMNPDDLIRLIDVLNPDNDPGRLNLIARMGANKVGDHLPQLLRAVQREGKQVLWSSDPMHGNTIKASSGYKTRDFAQILGEVKQFFQVHEAEGTYAGGIHIEMTGQNVTECIGGARPITEDGLSDRYHTHCDPRMNADQSLELAFLIAETLKQVRR; this comes from the coding sequence ATGAGCCAACCCTGGAGCCCTGACAGCTGGCGCGCCCTGCCGATCCAGCAGCAACCCCAATACCCCGACGCGGCGCATTTGCTGCAGGTCGAGCAGACCCTGGCCAGTTATCCGCCGCTGGTGTTTGCCGGTGAAGCCCGGGAGTTGCGCCGTCAGTTCGCCGAAGTCACCCAAGGCCGGGCCTTCCTGCTGCAGGGCGGCGACTGCGCCGAGAGCTTTGCCGAGTTCTCGGCGGCGAAGATCCGCGACACCTTCAAGGTGTTGCTGCAAATGGCCATCGTCATGACCTTCGCCGCCGGTTGCCCGGTGGTCAAGGTCGGTCGTATGGCCGGACAGTTCGCCAAACCGCGCTCGGCCAACGATGAGACGATTGGCGGGGTAACCCTGCCGGCCTATCGCGGCGACATCGTCAACGGCATCGGCTTCGACGAAAAAAGCCGCGTACCGGACCCGGAGCGGCTGCTGCAGTCCTACCATCAGTCCACCGCCACCTTGAACCTGCTAAGGGCCTTCGCCCAGGGCGGATTCGCCGATCTGCATCAGGTGCACAAGTGGAACCTGGACTTCATCGCCAACTCGGCCCTGGCTGAGAAGTACAGCCACCTGGCCGACCGTATCGACGAAACCCTAGCCTTCATGCGCGCCTGCGGCATGGACAGCTCGCCGCAATTGCGCGAAACCAGCTTCTTCACCGCCCACGAAGCGCTGCTGCTCAATTACGAAGAAGCTTTCGTGCGCCGCGACAGCCTGACCAACGACTACTACGACTGCTCGGCCCACATGCTGTGGATCGGTGACCGCACCCGTCAGTTGGACGGTGCCCATGTCGAATTCCTGCGCGGGGTGAACAACCCGATCGGCGTCAAGGTCGGCCCGAGCATGAACCCCGACGACTTGATCCGTCTGATCGACGTGCTCAATCCGGACAATGATCCGGGGCGGCTTAACCTGATCGCGCGAATGGGCGCGAACAAGGTCGGCGATCACCTGCCGCAGCTATTGCGCGCCGTGCAACGAGAAGGCAAGCAGGTGCTGTGGAGTTCGGACCCGATGCACGGCAACACCATCAAGGCCAGTAGCGGTTACAAGACCCGGGACTTCGCGCAAATCCTCGGGGAAGTGAAACAGTTCTTCCAGGTTCACGAAGCCGAGGGCACCTATGCCGGGGGCATCCACATCGAAATGACCGGGCAGAACGTCACCGAGTGCATTGGCGGCGCGCGGCCGATCACCGAGGACGGGCTGTCGGACCGTTACCACACTCATTGCGATCCGCGGATGAATGCCGATCAGTCGCTGGAACTGGCGTTTTTGATTGCCGAGACGTTGAAGCAGGTGAGGCGGTGA
- a CDS encoding spermidine synthase → MTEERVEHLLAEVHDEFGVIRVLEVADYRFLEFGDAIEQSCVFTADPSWLEYDYTRAMLIGALCHEQPESALFLGLGAGTLTQACLKFLPLEDVEAIELRPDVPRLAIQYLGLDDDPRLYIRVGDALELLETAEPADLIFVDLYTDVGPGVGHLAWGFLENCQKRLNPGGWLVINQWATDDGKPLGAALLRGLYHRHYWELPVKEGNVILIVPADLDQELDMQGLVARAEGLAPRLGYSLQSLIKAIRPAT, encoded by the coding sequence ATGACAGAGGAGCGCGTCGAGCATTTGCTCGCCGAAGTGCATGACGAGTTCGGTGTTATCCGGGTTCTCGAAGTGGCGGACTACCGTTTTCTGGAATTTGGCGATGCCATCGAACAGAGCTGCGTGTTCACGGCCGACCCGAGCTGGCTCGAATATGATTACACCCGCGCCATGTTGATTGGCGCGTTGTGCCACGAGCAGCCGGAAAGCGCGCTGTTTCTTGGGCTGGGCGCCGGGACGCTGACCCAGGCTTGCCTCAAGTTTCTGCCGCTGGAAGATGTCGAAGCCATCGAACTGCGCCCCGATGTGCCGCGCCTGGCCATCCAATACCTGGGGCTGGACGACGATCCGCGGCTGTACATCCGCGTCGGCGATGCCCTGGAGCTGCTTGAAACCGCCGAGCCTGCGGATTTGATCTTTGTCGACCTCTATACCGACGTCGGCCCTGGCGTCGGGCACCTGGCCTGGGGTTTTCTGGAGAACTGCCAGAAACGCCTCAACCCCGGCGGCTGGCTGGTGATCAACCAATGGGCCACCGACGACGGCAAGCCATTGGGCGCGGCGCTGCTGCGCGGCTTGTACCACCGGCATTACTGGGAGCTGCCGGTTAAAGAAGGCAATGTCATCCTGATCGTGCCGGCGGATCTGGACCAGGAACTGGACATGCAAGGACTGGTCGCCCGGGCCGAAGGGCTGGCGCCGCGGCTGGGTTATTCGTTGCAGTCGTTGATCAAGGCCATTCGTCCGGCGACTTGA
- a CDS encoding DEAD/DEAH box helicase — protein sequence MTQETGGFVAFNLNPNILAAVIATGYEEPSAIQQQSIPIIMAGHDMIGQAQTGTGKTAAFALPILHRIDPAKREPQALILAPTRELALQVATAFETYSKQMPGVTVVAVYGGAPMGPQLKAIRNGAQIVVATPGRLCDHLRRDEKVLATVNHLVLDEADEMLKLGFMDDLEVIFKALPATRQTVLFSATLPQSIRAIAERHLRDPQHVKIQTKTQTVTAIEQAHLLVHADQKTSAVLSLLEVEDFDALIMFVRTKQATLDLASALEAKGYKAAALNGDIAQNQRERVIDSLKDGRLDIVVATDVAARGLDVPRITHVFNVDMPYDPESYVHRIGRTGRAGREGRALLLVTPRERRMLQVIERVTGQKVAEVRLPDAQAVLDARIKKLTNSLSPLVADAESTHGDLLDRLTADIGCTPRALAAALLRKATNGQALTLAAIEKERPLVPNNAPRGDRPERSGDRPDRGDRERRAPIPLAEGRARCRTALGARDGIAAKNLLGAILNEGGLAREAIGRIQVRDSFSLVELPEDGLEKLLTKLKDTRVAGKQLKLRRYRED from the coding sequence ATGACCCAGGAAACCGGCGGCTTCGTCGCTTTTAATCTTAATCCGAACATTCTTGCAGCCGTCATTGCGACCGGTTACGAAGAACCTTCGGCTATTCAGCAGCAATCGATCCCGATCATCATGGCCGGTCACGACATGATTGGTCAGGCGCAAACCGGTACGGGTAAAACCGCCGCGTTCGCCCTGCCGATCCTGCATCGCATCGATCCTGCTAAGCGCGAACCGCAAGCCCTGATCCTGGCGCCAACTCGTGAGTTGGCGCTGCAAGTAGCAACCGCTTTTGAAACCTACTCCAAGCAGATGCCTGGTGTAACCGTTGTGGCTGTTTACGGCGGCGCTCCAATGGGCCCGCAACTCAAAGCCATCCGTAACGGCGCGCAGATTGTTGTCGCCACTCCGGGCCGTCTGTGCGACCACCTGCGTCGTGACGAAAAAGTCCTGGCCACCGTGAACCACCTGGTTCTCGATGAAGCCGACGAAATGCTCAAGCTGGGTTTCATGGATGACCTGGAAGTCATCTTCAAGGCCCTGCCAGCGACCCGTCAGACTGTATTGTTCTCGGCCACTCTGCCGCAGTCGATCCGCGCCATTGCCGAGCGCCACCTGCGCGATCCGCAACACGTAAAGATCCAGACCAAGACCCAGACCGTCACCGCGATCGAACAGGCTCACCTGTTGGTTCACGCCGACCAGAAGACCTCGGCCGTACTGAGCCTGCTGGAAGTCGAGGATTTCGACGCCCTGATCATGTTCGTACGTACCAAGCAAGCGACCCTGGACCTGGCCAGCGCCCTGGAAGCCAAAGGCTACAAAGCCGCTGCGCTGAACGGTGACATTGCCCAGAACCAGCGTGAGCGTGTGATCGACTCCCTCAAGGATGGCCGTCTGGACATCGTTGTGGCCACTGACGTTGCCGCCCGTGGCCTGGACGTTCCGCGCATCACCCACGTGTTCAACGTGGACATGCCTTACGATCCGGAATCCTACGTTCACCGTATCGGCCGTACTGGCCGTGCCGGTCGCGAAGGTCGTGCACTGCTGCTGGTCACCCCGCGTGAGCGCCGCATGCTGCAAGTGATCGAGCGTGTAACCGGTCAGAAGGTCGCCGAGGTTCGCCTGCCGGACGCCCAGGCAGTTCTCGATGCCCGCATCAAGAAGCTCACCAACAGCCTGTCGCCACTGGTGGCTGACGCCGAATCGACCCACGGTGATCTGCTCGATCGCCTGACCGCCGACATCGGTTGCACCCCACGTGCCCTGGCCGCTGCTCTGCTGCGCAAGGCCACCAATGGCCAGGCGCTGACCCTCGCTGCGATCGAGAAAGAACGTCCACTGGTGCCGAACAACGCACCGCGTGGCGATCGTCCAGAGCGTAGCGGTGATCGTCCGGACCGTGGTGATCGCGAGCGTCGTGCGCCGATCCCGCTGGCCGAAGGCCGTGCGCGCTGCCGTACTGCGCTGGGTGCCCGTGACGGCATCGCGGCCAAGAACCTGCTGGGCGCCATCCTCAACGAAGGCGGTCTGGCTCGTGAGGCCATCGGTCGCATCCAGGTACGTGACAGCTTCAGCCTGGTAGAGCTGCCGGAAGATGGTCTGGAGAAGTTGCTGACCAAACTGAAGGACACTCGTGTCGCCGGCAAGCAGCTTAAACTGCGTCGCTATCGCGAAGATTGA
- a CDS encoding DODA-type extradiol aromatic ring-opening family dioxygenase, translated as MLPSLFISHGSPMLALEPGDSGPALARLAAQLPTPKAIVIVSAHWESSELLVSANPHPRTWHDFGGFPPALYEVQYPAPGDPQLAGQVAALLNAAHLPARLDTERPSDHGVWVPLSLMYPKAEIAVVQISLPSRQGPALQTQVGRALASLRQQGVLLIGSGSITHNLRDLDWNAGPESIEPWAKAFRDWMVEKLAEDDEAALHDYRRQAPHAVRSHPSDEHLLPLYFARGAGGEFSVAHQGFTLGALGMDIYRFD; from the coding sequence ATGCTGCCCAGCCTGTTTATCTCCCATGGCTCACCGATGCTGGCCCTGGAACCCGGCGACAGCGGCCCGGCACTGGCTCGCCTCGCCGCGCAACTGCCCACACCCAAAGCCATCGTCATCGTGTCCGCGCACTGGGAAAGCAGTGAACTGCTGGTCAGCGCCAATCCGCATCCACGGACCTGGCACGACTTCGGCGGCTTCCCGCCGGCTCTGTACGAGGTGCAATATCCGGCGCCGGGCGATCCACAATTGGCGGGGCAAGTGGCGGCCCTGCTCAACGCCGCACACCTGCCGGCACGCCTGGACACAGAGCGACCCTCCGATCATGGCGTGTGGGTGCCGTTGTCCTTGATGTACCCCAAGGCCGAGATTGCCGTCGTGCAGATCTCCCTGCCCAGCCGACAAGGGCCGGCGCTGCAAACCCAGGTCGGCCGGGCCTTGGCGAGCCTGCGCCAGCAAGGCGTGTTGCTGATCGGCTCAGGAAGCATCACCCATAACCTGCGCGACCTGGACTGGAACGCCGGCCCCGAAAGCATTGAGCCCTGGGCCAAGGCTTTTCGTGACTGGATGGTGGAGAAATTGGCAGAGGACGACGAAGCCGCGCTGCATGATTACCGTCGCCAGGCACCCCACGCCGTGCGCAGCCATCCCAGTGACGAGCACTTGTTGCCGTTGTATTTTGCCCGGGGTGCGGGAGGTGAATTCAGCGTTGCCCATCAGGGGTTCACCCTGGGGGCTTTGGGGATGGACATCTATCGGTTTGACTGA
- a CDS encoding thiopurine S-methyltransferase, whose amino-acid sequence MEPEFWHKRWSTNQIGFHLPEVNPYLQRFWPQLGVEQGSRVLVPLCGKTLDLLWLAQQGYSVLGVELSEKAAADFFLEHQLEPSVSEEGAFKVFRAADIEIRCGDFFALSPEDVSDCTALYDRAALIALPGPMRERYAAHLQKILPQCVGLLITLDYSQDEMPGPPFSVGDDEVQRLLGEVWRLEVLQEQDVLGESWKFLQAGVKRLDERVYRVSSR is encoded by the coding sequence ATGGAGCCTGAGTTTTGGCACAAGCGCTGGTCAACGAATCAGATCGGTTTTCATTTGCCAGAGGTGAATCCCTATCTGCAACGTTTCTGGCCGCAACTGGGGGTTGAGCAGGGCAGTCGGGTGCTGGTGCCCCTATGCGGGAAGACGCTCGACCTCTTGTGGCTTGCCCAACAGGGGTATTCGGTACTGGGGGTGGAGCTGTCGGAAAAAGCCGCCGCGGATTTCTTCCTTGAGCATCAGCTTGAGCCGAGCGTGAGTGAAGAGGGCGCATTCAAGGTGTTCCGTGCCGCTGACATTGAAATCCGCTGCGGTGATTTCTTTGCCCTGAGCCCGGAGGATGTGAGCGATTGCACGGCGTTGTACGATCGCGCTGCATTGATCGCCCTGCCTGGGCCGATGCGGGAGCGGTATGCGGCTCATCTGCAGAAGATTCTGCCGCAGTGTGTCGGATTGCTCATTACTCTGGATTACTCACAGGATGAAATGCCTGGCCCGCCGTTTTCCGTAGGGGATGACGAAGTGCAGAGGCTGCTGGGCGAGGTCTGGCGGCTGGAGGTATTGCAGGAGCAGGATGTGCTGGGGGAAAGCTGGAAGTTCTTGCAGGCTGGGGTCAAAAGGCTGGATGAGCGGGTGTATCGGGTTTCCAGTCGTTGA
- the htpX gene encoding protease HtpX, with the protein MMRILLFLATNLAVVLIASITLSLFGFNGFMAANGVDLNLSQLLIFCAVFGFAGSLFSLFISKWMAKMSTSTQIITQPRTRHEQWLLQTVEQLSREAGIKMPEVGIFPAYEANAFATGWNKNDALVAVSQGLLERFSPDEVKAVLAHEIGHVANGDMVTLALIQGVVNTFVMFFARIIGNFVDKVIFKNEEGQGIAYYVATIFAELVLGILASAIVMWFSRKREFRADDAGARLAGTSAMIGALQRLRAEQGLPVHMPDTLNAFGINGGIKQGLARMFMSHPPLEERIDALRRRG; encoded by the coding sequence ATGATGCGCATCCTGCTGTTTTTGGCCACTAACCTGGCGGTCGTGCTGATTGCCAGCATCACCCTGAGCCTTTTTGGCTTCAACGGGTTCATGGCGGCCAACGGGGTTGACCTCAACCTCAGTCAGCTGCTGATCTTCTGTGCGGTGTTCGGTTTCGCCGGTTCCCTGTTCTCGCTGTTCATCTCCAAGTGGATGGCGAAGATGAGCACCAGCACCCAGATCATCACTCAGCCGCGCACTCGCCACGAACAATGGCTGCTGCAAACCGTCGAGCAGCTGTCACGCGAAGCCGGCATCAAGATGCCGGAGGTGGGCATCTTCCCAGCCTACGAGGCCAACGCCTTCGCCACCGGCTGGAACAAGAACGACGCGCTGGTCGCCGTCAGCCAGGGCTTGCTCGAGCGGTTTTCGCCGGATGAAGTCAAGGCTGTGCTGGCCCATGAGATCGGTCACGTCGCCAACGGCGACATGGTGACGCTGGCGCTGATCCAGGGCGTCGTGAACACCTTCGTCATGTTCTTTGCCCGCATCATCGGCAACTTCGTCGACAAGGTGATCTTCAAGAATGAAGAAGGCCAGGGCATCGCCTACTACGTGGCGACCATTTTCGCCGAGTTGGTATTGGGCATCCTCGCCAGCGCCATCGTCATGTGGTTCTCGCGCAAACGTGAGTTCCGCGCAGATGATGCCGGCGCACGCCTGGCTGGCACCAGCGCCATGATCGGCGCCCTGCAACGCTTGCGTGCCGAGCAAGGTTTGCCGGTACACATGCCCGACACCCTCAATGCCTTTGGCATCAACGGTGGCATCAAGCAAGGCCTGGCTCGCATGTTCATGAGTCACCCGCCACTGGAAGAGCGTATCGACGCACTGCGTCGTCGCGGCTGA
- a CDS encoding pyridoxal phosphate-dependent aminotransferase, with translation MQVSKSNKLANVCYDIRGPVLKHAKRLEEEGHRILKLNIGNPAPFGFEAPDEILQDVIRNLPTAQGYSDSKGLFSARKAVMQYYQQKQVEGVGIEDIYLGNGVSELIVMSMQALLNNGDEVLVPAPDYPLWTAAVSLSGGNPVHYLCDEQANWFPDLADIKAKITPNTKALVIINPNNPTGAVYSREVLLGMLELARQHNLVVFSDEIYDKILYDDAVHVCTASLAPDLLCLTFNGLSKSYRVAGFRSGWIVISGPKHHAQSYIEGIDMLANMRLCANVPSQHAIQTALGGYQSINDLVLPQGRLLEQRNRTWELLNDIPGVSCVKPMGALYAFPRIDPKVCPIHNDEKFVLDLLLSEKLLVVQGTAFNWPWPDHFRVVTLPRVDDLDQAIGRIGNFLKSYRQ, from the coding sequence ATGCAGGTCAGCAAATCGAACAAGCTCGCCAACGTCTGCTACGACATTCGCGGCCCGGTGCTCAAGCACGCCAAACGCCTGGAAGAGGAAGGCCATCGCATCCTCAAGCTGAACATCGGCAACCCGGCACCCTTTGGTTTCGAAGCGCCCGATGAAATCCTCCAGGACGTTATCCGCAACCTGCCGACTGCCCAGGGCTACAGCGACTCCAAGGGCCTGTTCAGCGCCCGCAAGGCCGTAATGCAGTACTACCAGCAGAAACAGGTCGAAGGTGTCGGCATCGAAGACATCTACCTGGGCAACGGCGTGTCCGAACTGATCGTGATGTCGATGCAGGCCTTGCTCAACAACGGCGATGAGGTGCTGGTGCCGGCCCCGGACTACCCATTGTGGACCGCCGCCGTGAGCCTGTCGGGCGGCAATCCGGTGCATTACCTGTGCGATGAACAGGCCAACTGGTTTCCCGACCTGGCGGACATCAAGGCCAAGATCACCCCGAACACCAAGGCACTGGTGATCATCAACCCGAACAACCCCACTGGCGCGGTGTACTCCAGAGAGGTCCTGCTGGGCATGCTGGAACTGGCTCGCCAGCATAACCTGGTGGTGTTTTCCGACGAGATCTACGACAAGATCCTGTACGACGATGCCGTGCACGTCTGTACCGCTTCCCTGGCGCCGGACCTGTTGTGCCTGACCTTCAACGGCCTGTCCAAATCCTATCGGGTGGCGGGTTTCCGCTCCGGCTGGATCGTTATTTCCGGTCCCAAGCATCACGCCCAGAGCTACATCGAAGGCATCGACATGCTGGCCAATATGCGCCTGTGTGCCAACGTACCGAGCCAACACGCAATCCAGACAGCGCTGGGTGGCTACCAGAGCATCAACGACCTGGTCCTGCCCCAGGGCCGGTTGCTGGAGCAACGCAACCGTACCTGGGAATTGCTCAACGACATTCCTGGTGTCAGTTGCGTCAAGCCAATGGGTGCGTTGTACGCCTTTCCGCGGATCGACCCGAAGGTCTGCCCGATCCACAACGATGAAAAATTCGTCCTCGACCTCCTGCTGTCCGAAAAGCTGCTGGTGGTCCAGGGCACGGCGTTCAACTGGCCATGGCCGGATCACTTCCGCGTCGTGACCCTTCCCCGGGTCGACGACCTGGACCAGGCCATTGGCCGGATCGGCAACTTCCTCAAGTCCTACCGCCAGTAA
- the msrB gene encoding peptide-methionine (R)-S-oxide reductase MsrB yields the protein MEKLQKTLEEWRAMLDPEQYNVCRLKGTERPFSGKYNDTKTDGVYHCICCNEPLFDSQTKFDSGCGWPSFYAPIEGSAVVEVRDVSHGMIRTEVVCAKCDAHLGHVFPDGPPPTGLRYCINSVCLDLVPRG from the coding sequence ATGGAAAAGTTGCAGAAAACCCTTGAAGAATGGCGCGCCATGCTTGACCCGGAGCAGTACAACGTCTGTCGGCTAAAGGGCACCGAACGGCCATTCTCCGGTAAATACAACGACACCAAGACTGATGGTGTGTACCACTGCATCTGCTGCAACGAGCCATTGTTCGATTCGCAGACCAAATTCGATTCCGGTTGCGGCTGGCCCAGTTTCTACGCGCCGATCGAAGGCAGCGCAGTGGTGGAAGTGCGCGATGTCAGCCACGGCATGATCCGCACCGAAGTGGTCTGCGCCAAATGTGACGCGCACCTGGGCCACGTCTTCCCTGACGGCCCGCCACCCACGGGCTTGCGTTATTGCATCAATTCGGTGTGCCTGGATCTGGTGCCCCGAGGGTAA
- a CDS encoding glutathione peroxidase, translating into MSDNLLSIPCTTMKGEQKTLADFAGKAVLVVNTASQCGFTPQYKGLEALWQTYKDQGLVVLGFPCNQFGKQEPGNEGAISEFCELNFGVSFPLFKKIEVNGANAHPLFVQLKQRAPGVLGSKGIKWNFTKFLIGKDGQVVKRFAPTTKPQDLTGEIEALLK; encoded by the coding sequence ATGAGCGACAACCTGCTGAGCATCCCGTGCACCACGATGAAGGGGGAGCAAAAGACCCTCGCCGATTTCGCCGGCAAGGCTGTGCTGGTGGTCAATACTGCCAGCCAGTGCGGCTTCACTCCCCAGTACAAGGGGCTTGAGGCGTTGTGGCAGACCTACAAGGACCAGGGCCTGGTGGTGCTGGGCTTTCCCTGCAATCAATTTGGCAAGCAGGAGCCGGGCAATGAGGGGGCGATTTCCGAGTTCTGCGAGCTGAACTTCGGTGTGAGTTTTCCGCTGTTCAAGAAAATCGAGGTCAACGGCGCCAATGCCCATCCGCTGTTTGTCCAGCTCAAGCAGCGGGCGCCCGGCGTACTGGGGTCCAAGGGCATCAAGTGGAATTTCACCAAGTTCTTGATCGGCAAGGACGGCCAGGTGGTCAAGCGGTTTGCGCCGACCACCAAACCCCAGGACCTGACCGGTGAGATCGAAGCCTTACTCAAATGA
- a CDS encoding MarR family winged helix-turn-helix transcriptional regulator, with amino-acid sequence MNDLSVDALKLDSQLCFKLYAASRAVIRGYKPMLDQLGLTYPQYLAMLVLWEWQVNAPEQPTVKALGERLLLDSGTLTPLLKRLEQLSLVQRQRSARDEREVHLSLTQTGWELREQVGPLKARLLCDSGLDLDRLGELRDGLDHLLGQIKALT; translated from the coding sequence ATGAATGATCTGTCAGTCGATGCGCTGAAACTCGACAGCCAGTTGTGCTTCAAACTGTACGCCGCGTCGCGGGCGGTCATTCGCGGCTACAAGCCCATGCTCGATCAGCTCGGCCTGACTTATCCGCAATACCTGGCGATGCTGGTGCTGTGGGAGTGGCAGGTAAATGCGCCGGAACAACCCACGGTCAAGGCGCTGGGCGAACGGCTACTGCTGGATTCGGGCACGCTGACGCCGTTGCTCAAGCGCCTGGAACAACTGAGCCTGGTTCAGCGCCAGCGTTCGGCCCGCGATGAGCGGGAGGTGCATCTGAGCCTTACGCAAACCGGCTGGGAATTGCGTGAGCAGGTCGGTCCGCTCAAGGCCCGCCTGTTATGCGACAGCGGGCTTGACCTGGACCGCCTGGGAGAGTTGCGAGACGGTCTCGATCATCTGTTGGGGCAGATCAAAGCGCTGACGTAA